In Salvelinus namaycush isolate Seneca chromosome 15, SaNama_1.0, whole genome shotgun sequence, a genomic segment contains:
- the LOC120059722 gene encoding tetratricopeptide repeat protein 9A-like, whose amino-acid sequence MSVNQTGYDGISRVDGGTVTGGLNISSAPKLQQCAQPPANRPRDARHQQHSSRQHQHGGVPVKPPFSGRSEPADVVKRAIDFKTQGTQCYKDKKYREAIGKYHRALLEMKGLCRVLGDPEASSKSPSSVLPTITKPDSLTDEQKGAMENAELECYNSLAACLLQMELVNYERVKEYCLKVLRKEGDHFKALYRSGVAYYHLGDFHKALHYLKESHKQQPADTNVLRYIQLTEMKIRRSAQKEKKETT is encoded by the exons ATGAGTGTAAACCAGACTGGGTATGATGGTATTTCTAGAGTGGATGGTGGAACGGTGACGGGCGGCCTCAACATCAGTAGTGCCCCGAAGCTGCAACAGTGTGCTCAGCCTCCCGCTAATCGACCAAGGGATGCCCGGCACCAGCAACATAGCAGCCGGCAGCACCAGCACGGCGGTGTACCTGTCAAACCGCCTTTTTCCGGACGGTCCGAACCCGCGGACGTTGTGAAGCGCGCCATTGACTTCAAGACGCAAGGCACACAGTGTTACAAGGATAAGAAGTACCGGGAGGCGATTGGCAAGTACCACCGTGCTTTATTAGAGATGAAGGGGTTGTGCCGGGTGCTGGGAGACCCTGAAGCCAGCTCTAAGTCTCCTTCTTCTGTGCTGCCTACTATAACCAAGCCAGACAGCCTGACAGACGAGCAGAAAGGTGCCATGGAGAACGCTGAGCTGGAATGTTACAACAGTCTGGCAG CGTGCCTGTTGCAGATGGAGCTGGTCAACTATGAGCGTGTGAAGGAGTATTGTCTGAAGGTGCTGCGTAAGGAAGGGGACCACTTCAAGGCTCTGTATCGCTCTGGGGTGGCCTACTATCACCTAGGAGACTTCCACAAGGCTCTACACTACCTCAAGGAGTCCCACAAACAGCAGCCAGCAG ACACCAACGTTCTCCGTTACATCCAGCTGACTGAGATGAAGATCCGTCGCTCTGCCcagaaggagaagaaagagaccaCATAA